One window of Cydia pomonella isolate Wapato2018A chromosome 5, ilCydPomo1, whole genome shotgun sequence genomic DNA carries:
- the LOC133518201 gene encoding laminin subunit alpha lam-3-like: MRHRKDGQAQCALAGNYLKCTSPLCYQGAKCKCLHGTCGSHCSRPCETPECSCGERGACQFDETGAILCVNCTENRAGPLCDRCLTGFYNAVPDGPCLPCECDPDGSDGTCTYSKHQKTCNCFLGFTGPLCDACADENAVFPYCLVTELTTSVPECKCDVRGVVNPEKVCEDICECKENVVGERCDACAPGHFGLRADLPEGCRPCYCAHVTDSCVEDPQPGDNMVFPLGEAWLVSDAEANETIEPSVENGKPFLISSYEVELWESFYWLTTVFKGEQLSSYGAEIRAALFFGVVRGDTGGNPTTAPDAILIGADGTKLYFSNRTHETPGELVLNLPLFEGHWFTSEGPVSRTQFMDVLSDLKAIMIRGHFHMDQDEVCKTLV, encoded by the exons ATGCGCCATCGCAAAGACGGCCAGGCGCAATGCGCTTTAGCAGGT AACTACCTAAAATGTACTTCACCTCTATGTTATCAGGGTGCAAAATGCAAGTGCCTCCACGGCACCTGCGGCTCCCACTGCTCGCGTCCCTGCGAGACCCCCGAATGCTCGTGCGGAGAGCGAGGGGCATGCCAGTTCGACGAGACGGGTGCCATATTGTGTGTTAACTGCACA GAGAATCGCGCAGGTCCTCTTTGCGACCGATGTCTGACTGGCTTCTACAATGCCGTTCCTGATGGTCCTTGTTTACCGTGCGAGTGTGACCCTGATGGCTCTGACG GCACCTGCACCTACAGCAAGCACCAAAAGACCTGCAACTGCTTTCTCGGCTTCACCGGCCCTCTCTGCGACGCGTGCGCTGATGAGAACGCGGTGTTCCCTTACTGCTTGGTCACGGAGCTGACCACGAGCGTCCCTGAGTGCAAGTGCGACGTCCGCGGCGTGGTGAATCCCGAAAAAGTGTGCGAAGATATTTGTGAATGCAAG GAGAACGTGGTAGGTGAGCGATGCGACGCTTGCGCGCCGGGCCATTTCGGATTGCGCGCGGATCTGCCTGAAGGATGTCGTCCTTGCTACTGCGCACACGTTACTGACTCATGCGTCGAAGATCCACAACCTGGTGACAAT ATGGTGTTTCCACTGGGAGAAGCGTGGCTTGTAAGCGACGCAGAGGCGAACGAGACTATAGAGCCATCTGTGGAGAACGGGAAACCCTTTCTTATCAGCTCTTATGAG gtAGAACTTTGGGAATCCTTCTATTGGTTGACAACAGTGTTTAAAGGGGAACAACTATCGTCATATGGTGCTGAAATCCGGGCTGCATTATTCTTCGGCGTGGTGCGAGGCGACACCGGTGGGAATCCCACTACCGCGCCTGATGCTATACTTATTGGTGCTG ATGGAACAAAGCTATACTTCAGCAACAGAACCCACGAGACCCCAGGAGAGCTGGTGCTGAACCTGCCACTGTTCGAAGGCCACTGGTTTACCAGCGAAGGACCCGTGTCGAGGACGCAGTTCATGGACGTCCTGAGTGATCTTAAGGCGATCATGATTAGGGGGCATTTTCATATGGATCAGGATGAGGTGTGTAAAACACTGGTTTaa